In one Streptomyces venezuelae genomic region, the following are encoded:
- a CDS encoding putative baseplate assembly protein, whose protein sequence is MALPAPHLDDRRFQQFVDDAKRYIQQRCPEWTDHNVSDPGVTLVEAVAHMADQIVYRLNRVPEKNHLAFLDLLGVTLFPPSSARADVTFWLSAPQPEPVVLPTGTEVATSRTETEEAVAFATEADLTVVPCELSAVLRQEDGSTPQDCGQDIFGGRDVAVFAESPRPGDTLLFGLSAAVPRCAAVLQLDSRVDGVGVDPRQPPLVWEAWTAEGWTECEVDEDSTGGLNRPGDVVLHIPAGHIVSRIGRQDAGWLRCRVTEAAKGQPFYSASPTVRSAAAFTIGGTTGVAHADVIRDELLGDSTGVPGQRVRLAQAPVVADRPPLVLEVSDGEGSGWAEWQVVDDFASSGPYDPHITLDAATGEIAFGPAVREPDGSLRQFGAVPQKGAAIRATRYRTGGGRTGNVARGAIQVLRSSIPYVARVENREAARGGVDGETVEEAKVRAPIALRAQERAVTARDYEELARRAAPETARIHCLAADSAEAGENAVRVLVVPQAVPDRGGRLRFEQLVPGEELLSRVTSFLDDRRPLGTRLSVGPPYYQGVTVVATLHSFRAAHAERVRSEALDALYAYLDPLSGGAHREGWPFGRPLRAGEIFAALQRVPGVELVDEVLLHPADPLTGRRGDATDRIELAPSALLFPFDHRVRVIEAR, encoded by the coding sequence ATGGCCCTGCCCGCACCCCACCTCGACGACCGGCGCTTCCAGCAGTTCGTCGACGACGCCAAGCGCTACATCCAGCAGCGCTGCCCGGAGTGGACCGATCACAACGTCTCCGACCCGGGCGTCACCCTCGTCGAGGCCGTCGCGCACATGGCCGACCAGATCGTGTACCGGCTCAACCGCGTGCCGGAGAAGAACCACCTGGCCTTCCTCGACCTGCTCGGCGTCACCCTCTTCCCGCCCTCGTCGGCCCGCGCGGACGTCACGTTCTGGCTCTCCGCGCCGCAGCCCGAGCCGGTGGTGCTGCCCACGGGCACGGAGGTCGCGACCAGCCGCACCGAGACCGAGGAGGCGGTGGCCTTCGCCACCGAGGCGGATCTGACCGTGGTGCCCTGCGAGCTGTCGGCCGTGCTGCGGCAGGAGGACGGCAGCACGCCGCAGGACTGCGGGCAGGACATCTTCGGCGGGCGTGACGTGGCGGTCTTCGCGGAGTCGCCGCGGCCCGGCGACACGCTGCTCTTCGGGCTCAGCGCGGCGGTGCCGCGGTGTGCGGCGGTGCTCCAGCTCGACAGCCGCGTGGACGGCGTGGGCGTCGACCCGCGGCAGCCGCCGCTGGTGTGGGAGGCGTGGACCGCCGAAGGCTGGACCGAGTGCGAGGTGGACGAGGACTCCACCGGTGGCCTCAACCGGCCCGGCGACGTCGTGCTGCACATCCCGGCCGGGCACATCGTCTCGCGCATCGGACGGCAGGACGCGGGCTGGCTGCGCTGCCGGGTCACCGAGGCGGCGAAGGGCCAGCCGTTCTACAGCGCGTCGCCGACCGTGCGGTCCGCCGCCGCGTTCACCATCGGCGGCACGACGGGTGTCGCGCACGCGGACGTCATACGCGACGAACTCCTCGGCGACTCCACGGGCGTGCCCGGACAGCGCGTCCGGCTCGCCCAGGCTCCGGTGGTCGCCGACCGGCCGCCGCTGGTCCTGGAGGTCTCCGACGGCGAGGGGTCGGGCTGGGCCGAGTGGCAGGTCGTCGACGACTTCGCCTCCTCCGGCCCTTACGACCCGCACATCACCCTTGACGCGGCGACCGGCGAGATCGCGTTCGGCCCCGCGGTGCGCGAACCGGACGGCTCCCTGCGGCAGTTCGGCGCCGTCCCGCAGAAGGGCGCGGCGATCCGCGCCACCCGCTACCGCACGGGCGGCGGCCGCACGGGCAACGTGGCGCGCGGCGCCATCCAGGTCCTGCGCAGCTCCATCCCGTACGTCGCCCGCGTGGAGAACCGCGAGGCGGCGCGCGGCGGAGTGGACGGCGAGACGGTCGAGGAGGCGAAGGTCCGCGCGCCGATCGCGCTGCGCGCGCAGGAGCGGGCCGTGACGGCGCGCGACTACGAGGAGCTGGCCCGGCGGGCCGCGCCCGAGACGGCGCGCATCCACTGCCTGGCCGCGGACTCCGCCGAGGCAGGGGAGAACGCCGTCCGGGTCCTCGTCGTCCCCCAGGCGGTGCCGGACCGGGGCGGGCGGCTCCGCTTCGAGCAGCTGGTGCCCGGTGAGGAACTCCTCTCCCGCGTCACCTCGTTCCTCGACGACCGCCGCCCCCTCGGCACGCGCCTCTCGGTCGGCCCGCCCTACTACCAGGGCGTCACCGTGGTCGCCACGCTCCACTCGTTCCGCGCGGCCCACGCCGAACGCGTACGCTCCGAGGCGCTCGACGCCCTCTACGCCTACCTCGACCCGCTGAGCGGCGGCGCCCACCGCGAGGGCTGGCCGTTCGGCCGCCCGCTGCGCGCGGGCGAGATCTTCGCCGCGCTGCAGCGGGTGCCGGGCGTGGAGCTCGTCGACGAGGTGCTCCTGCACCCCGCCGACCCGCTGACGGGCCGCAGGGGCGACGCCACGGACCGCATCGAACTGGCCCCCTCGGCCCTCCTGTTCCCCTTCGACCACCGCGTCCGCGTCATCGAGGCACGATGA
- a CDS encoding phage tail protein produces MPGLGSAHPIGDQLPAVFADDDFILRFVSGLDVVLAPVFAVLDSLEAYFTPSLTPEDFLDWLTDWVGTELDGTEPLATRRHAVASAVDLHRVRGTRRGLAAAVELAFGVRPEIAESGGATWSARPLGAFPGTPRPALHVTLRVHDPASVDTHRLRAVVAAARPAHLPFTAEVTATPFPEGT; encoded by the coding sequence CTGCCCGGGCTCGGGTCCGCGCACCCCATCGGGGACCAGCTGCCCGCCGTCTTCGCCGACGACGACTTCATCCTGCGCTTCGTCTCCGGACTCGACGTCGTCCTCGCTCCGGTCTTCGCCGTACTGGACAGCCTGGAGGCGTACTTCACGCCGTCCCTGACGCCCGAGGACTTCCTCGACTGGCTGACGGACTGGGTCGGTACGGAGCTCGACGGCACCGAGCCGCTGGCCACGCGCCGTCACGCCGTCGCCTCCGCCGTCGACCTGCACCGGGTCCGCGGCACCCGGCGCGGTCTGGCCGCCGCCGTCGAACTCGCCTTCGGCGTCCGCCCGGAGATCGCCGAGAGCGGCGGCGCGACCTGGTCCGCACGCCCGCTGGGCGCCTTCCCCGGCACCCCGCGCCCCGCCCTGCACGTCACCTTGCGTGTCCACGATCCCGCTTCCGTGGACACGCACCGCCTGCGGGCCGTCGTCGCGGCGGCCCGCCCCGCCCACCTCCCCTTCACGGCCGAGGTGACAGCCACGCCTTTCCCTGAAGGGACCTAG
- a CDS encoding discoidin domain-containing protein: protein MPDQPETDAMQNSPANTTPCPECGTPARQHGQSFCDSCGAFLRWDTPAGTSGPARPGNAPTADGPAAPQTPADPRVDPRVAPPTGSGAGAGSTDTTVPLPSTGPESRPAEPPAGPPRPSDTAIRSLLVPVPEGSEPVAPETPGSVLPGRPEAARPRVRQAAVPVEPESGPPCPSCGTPNAPRRHFCRSCANPLKDHAAPAAEGPYAGQRPRLHRDRTRWIARAVGIAVVVGLIVGGIFGGPPAARAVQDHFAKRVPVHPNDYSASHASPRQAAKLAFDGYSNTWWGTGYSGDSAGQWIQADFGQPTDLLNLLITPGTSSRSAQAAEQARPMEFDIVVNDSAGKEHVMHRRINDGGVQKLDVRVRDAVNARLILRSAYGTGKKRQVAIAELEFFGRSTGGQ, encoded by the coding sequence ATGCCCGACCAGCCCGAGACGGACGCCATGCAGAACTCACCCGCCAACACGACGCCGTGCCCCGAGTGCGGCACCCCGGCCCGCCAGCACGGCCAGTCCTTCTGCGACTCGTGCGGGGCCTTCCTCCGCTGGGACACCCCGGCCGGCACCTCGGGCCCCGCCCGCCCGGGCAACGCGCCGACCGCGGACGGTCCCGCCGCGCCACAGACCCCGGCCGACCCGCGCGTCGATCCCCGTGTCGCTCCCCCCACCGGGTCCGGCGCGGGCGCCGGTTCGACCGACACCACCGTCCCGCTCCCCTCCACCGGCCCCGAGAGCCGCCCCGCGGAGCCGCCCGCCGGACCGCCCCGGCCCTCCGACACGGCCATCCGGTCCCTGCTCGTGCCCGTGCCCGAGGGCTCCGAGCCCGTGGCACCGGAGACGCCGGGCAGCGTGCTGCCGGGCAGGCCCGAGGCGGCACGGCCGCGCGTACGCCAGGCCGCCGTGCCCGTCGAGCCCGAGTCGGGCCCGCCGTGCCCGAGCTGCGGTACGCCCAACGCTCCCCGCCGCCACTTCTGCCGCAGCTGCGCGAACCCGCTCAAGGACCACGCGGCCCCGGCCGCCGAGGGCCCGTACGCGGGACAGCGTCCGCGGCTCCACCGCGACCGCACCCGCTGGATAGCGCGGGCCGTGGGCATCGCGGTGGTCGTCGGCCTGATCGTGGGCGGGATCTTCGGCGGGCCACCGGCCGCGCGGGCCGTGCAGGACCACTTCGCGAAGCGGGTCCCCGTCCACCCCAACGACTACAGCGCCTCGCACGCCTCCCCCAGGCAGGCCGCCAAGCTCGCCTTCGACGGCTACAGCAACACCTGGTGGGGCACCGGCTACTCCGGGGACTCGGCGGGCCAGTGGATCCAGGCCGACTTCGGCCAGCCCACCGACCTGCTCAACCTCCTTATCACGCCCGGCACTTCGTCGCGCAGCGCGCAGGCCGCCGAACAGGCACGGCCGATGGAGTTCGACATCGTGGTCAACGACTCGGCGGGCAAGGAGCACGTGATGCACCGCCGCATCAACGACGGCGGTGTGCAGAAGCTCGACGTACGCGTACGGGACGCGGTGAACGCGCGGCTGATCCTGCGTTCCGCGTACGGCACCGGCAAGAAGCGCCAAGTGGCCATCGCCGAGCTGGAGTTCTTCGGCCGGTCCACGGGCGGACAGTAG
- a CDS encoding geranyl diphosphate 2-C-methyltransferase yields MTSTDLANGTSLSIPAPASPYQGDIARYWDGEARPVNLRLGDVDGLYHHHYGVGDVDQDALGDTADSGYEKRLIAELHRLESAQTDVLLDQLGPVGRDDTVVDAGCGRGGSLVMAHQRFGCRAEGVTLSAKQADFANRRARELGMEDYVHARVCNMLDTPFETGQAKASWNNESSMYVDLDDLFAEHSRILAPGGRYVTITGCWNPRYGQPSKWVSQINAHFECNIHSRREYLKAMADNRLVPQAIVDLTDATLPYWELRATSSLVTGIEEAFINSYRDGSFQYVLIAADRV; encoded by the coding sequence GTGACCAGCACTGATCTCGCCAACGGCACGTCCCTGTCCATCCCCGCTCCGGCATCCCCCTACCAAGGGGACATCGCCCGCTACTGGGACGGGGAGGCCAGGCCGGTGAACCTGCGCCTCGGCGACGTCGACGGGCTCTACCACCATCACTACGGCGTCGGGGACGTCGACCAGGACGCGCTGGGGGACACCGCCGACAGCGGGTACGAGAAGCGGCTGATCGCCGAACTCCACCGCCTGGAGTCGGCGCAGACCGATGTGCTCCTCGACCAGCTCGGACCCGTCGGGCGCGACGACACGGTCGTCGACGCGGGGTGCGGGCGCGGCGGCTCGCTGGTCATGGCCCACCAACGGTTCGGCTGCCGGGCCGAGGGCGTCACGCTCTCCGCCAAGCAGGCCGACTTCGCCAACCGGCGCGCCCGCGAACTCGGCATGGAGGACTACGTCCACGCCCGCGTGTGCAACATGCTGGACACGCCGTTCGAGACGGGCCAGGCCAAGGCCTCGTGGAACAACGAGTCCAGCATGTACGTCGATCTGGACGACCTCTTCGCCGAGCACTCCCGCATCCTCGCGCCCGGCGGCCGCTACGTGACCATCACCGGCTGCTGGAACCCGCGGTACGGCCAGCCCTCGAAGTGGGTCTCGCAGATCAACGCGCACTTCGAGTGCAACATCCACTCCCGCAGGGAGTACCTGAAGGCCATGGCCGACAACCGGCTCGTGCCGCAGGCCATCGTCGACCTGACGGACGCGACGCTGCCCTACTGGGAGCTGCGGGCGACGTCCTCGCTGGTCACCGGCATCGAGGAGGCGTTCATCAACTCGTACAGGGACGGCTCGTTCCAGTACGTGCTGATCGCCGCAGACCGGGTCTGA
- a CDS encoding family 2 encapsulin nanocompartment cargo protein terpene cyclase: protein MKELRMPDPGLPTLHPNPALERILRGPSGLGTAGLHLGAVPVETASPAEPVALPEPAEPAEPTKPAEAAGPVGPAELAVPAVPAEGTPIPGLYHHAVPEPDPARVAEVSRRIKAWAVDEVQAFPPEWEDQFDGFSVGRYMVACHPDAPSVDHLMVATRLMVAENAVDDCYCEDHGGSPVGLGSRLLLAHTALDDLHTTEEYEPAWRESLKADAPRRAYRSAMAYFLQHASPSQADRFRHDMARLHLGYLAEAAWSETDHVPEVWEYLAMRQFNNFRPCPTITDTVGGYELPADLHALAAMQRVIALAGNATTVVNDLYSYTKELDSPGRHLNLPVVIAEREGVSDRDAYLKGVEVHNDLMHAFEAEAAALAAACPVPSVLRFLRGVAVWVDGNHYWHQTNTYRYSLPDFW, encoded by the coding sequence ATGAAGGAGCTACGGATGCCCGATCCCGGGCTGCCCACCCTGCATCCGAACCCCGCCCTCGAAAGGATTCTGCGCGGCCCGAGCGGCCTGGGCACGGCGGGGCTGCACCTGGGCGCGGTACCGGTTGAGACCGCGAGCCCGGCGGAACCGGTCGCGCTGCCGGAACCGGCGGAACCGGCGGAACCGACGAAACCTGCGGAAGCGGCGGGACCGGTAGGACCGGCGGAACTCGCCGTACCGGCCGTACCGGCCGAGGGGACACCGATCCCAGGGCTCTATCACCACGCCGTGCCGGAACCCGATCCGGCACGGGTCGCCGAGGTCAGTCGGCGGATCAAGGCGTGGGCCGTGGACGAGGTCCAGGCGTTCCCGCCCGAGTGGGAGGACCAGTTCGACGGCTTCTCCGTCGGGCGCTACATGGTCGCCTGCCACCCGGACGCCCCCTCCGTCGACCACCTGATGGTCGCCACCCGGCTGATGGTCGCCGAGAACGCGGTCGACGACTGCTACTGCGAGGACCACGGCGGCTCGCCCGTCGGCCTCGGCAGCCGCCTGCTGCTCGCCCACACGGCCCTCGACGACCTGCACACGACGGAGGAGTACGAACCGGCATGGCGTGAGTCACTGAAGGCGGACGCACCGCGCCGCGCCTACCGCTCCGCCATGGCGTACTTCCTCCAGCACGCCTCGCCCTCGCAGGCCGACCGCTTCCGGCACGACATGGCCCGCCTGCACCTGGGCTATCTCGCCGAGGCCGCGTGGTCCGAGACCGACCACGTGCCCGAGGTGTGGGAGTACCTGGCGATGCGCCAGTTCAACAACTTCCGCCCCTGCCCCACCATCACCGACACCGTCGGTGGCTATGAACTGCCGGCCGACCTCCACGCCCTGGCGGCCATGCAGCGGGTCATCGCCCTCGCGGGCAACGCCACCACCGTGGTGAACGACCTGTACTCGTACACCAAGGAACTCGACAGCCCCGGCCGTCATCTGAACCTGCCCGTAGTGATCGCCGAACGGGAGGGCGTCTCCGACCGGGACGCCTACCTGAAGGGGGTCGAGGTCCACAACGACCTGATGCACGCCTTCGAGGCGGAAGCGGCCGCCCTGGCCGCGGCCTGCCCCGTCCCGAGCGTGCTGCGCTTCCTGCGGGGAGTCGCCGTATGGGTCGACGGCAACCACTACTGGCATCAGACCAACACCTACCGATACAGCCTGCCCGACTTCTGGTAA
- a CDS encoding family 2B encapsulin nanocompartment shell protein, with translation MSVDTSPEERLEPAPRTSLSTEAARNLATTTKSAPQMQEITSRWLLRMLPWVETKGGTYRVNRRLTYTVGDGCIEFLQDGADVRVVPRELGELALLRGFDDDEVLSAIADRFVQRDFRAGEVLVERGAPAEHIHLIAHGRINQTSVGKYGDEVAVAVLADGGRFGDDALLDEGARWDFTATAATSGTLLTLSRSDFAALMSSAPSLRAHVREFTSRSVPRQTRHGEAEIAMSAGHVGEAKLPGAFVDYEAHPREYELSVAQTVLRVHTRVADLYNGPMNQTEEQLRLTVEALRERQEHELINNREFGLLHNAAFKQRIQPHSGAPTPDDLDDLLCRRRGTKFFLAHPRTIAAIGWGFNAYGVYPDNVDLGGQQVPAWRGVPILPCNKIPITEDNTSSILAMRTGEDNQGVIGLHQTGLPEEYEPGLSVRFMGMSEQAIISYLVTAYYSAAVLLPDALGVLENVQIGRRRD, from the coding sequence ATGAGCGTTGACACCAGCCCGGAAGAGCGGCTGGAGCCTGCACCGCGGACCAGCCTGAGCACCGAGGCCGCCCGCAACCTCGCCACCACGACCAAGTCCGCCCCCCAGATGCAGGAGATCACCTCGCGGTGGCTGCTGCGGATGCTGCCGTGGGTGGAGACCAAGGGCGGCACCTACCGGGTGAACCGGCGGCTGACCTACACCGTCGGCGACGGGTGCATCGAGTTCCTGCAGGACGGTGCCGACGTCCGGGTGGTGCCCAGAGAGCTGGGCGAGCTGGCCCTGCTGCGCGGCTTCGACGACGACGAGGTGCTGTCGGCGATCGCCGACCGGTTCGTGCAGCGCGACTTCCGCGCGGGTGAGGTGCTGGTCGAGCGCGGCGCCCCGGCCGAGCACATCCACCTGATCGCGCACGGCCGGATCAACCAGACCTCCGTCGGCAAGTACGGCGACGAGGTGGCCGTCGCCGTACTTGCGGACGGAGGCCGGTTCGGTGACGACGCGCTGCTTGACGAGGGCGCGCGGTGGGACTTCACCGCCACCGCCGCGACCTCCGGCACGCTGCTGACCCTGTCCCGCTCCGACTTCGCGGCCCTGATGTCCTCCGCGCCGAGCCTGCGTGCGCATGTGCGGGAGTTCACCTCGCGGTCCGTGCCCCGGCAGACGCGGCACGGCGAGGCCGAGATCGCGATGTCGGCGGGGCACGTCGGCGAGGCGAAGCTGCCGGGCGCCTTCGTGGACTACGAAGCGCACCCGAGGGAGTACGAACTCTCCGTCGCGCAGACCGTCCTGCGGGTCCACACGAGGGTCGCCGACCTCTACAACGGCCCGATGAACCAGACCGAGGAACAGCTGAGGCTCACCGTCGAGGCGCTGCGCGAGCGCCAGGAGCACGAGCTGATCAACAACCGTGAGTTCGGTCTGCTCCACAACGCGGCCTTCAAGCAGCGCATCCAGCCCCACTCCGGCGCGCCCACGCCGGACGACCTCGACGACCTGCTCTGCCGTCGGCGCGGCACCAAGTTCTTCCTGGCCCACCCCAGGACCATCGCGGCGATCGGCTGGGGCTTCAACGCCTACGGGGTCTACCCGGACAACGTCGACCTCGGCGGCCAGCAGGTTCCCGCCTGGCGCGGCGTACCGATTCTGCCGTGCAACAAGATCCCCATCACCGAGGACAACACCAGCTCGATCCTTGCGATGCGTACGGGCGAGGACAACCAGGGCGTGATCGGGCTGCACCAGACCGGGCTCCCGGAGGAGTACGAGCCGGGCCTCTCGGTGCGCTTCATGGGCATGAGCGAGCAGGCGATCATCTCGTACCTGGTCACCGCGTACTACTCGGCGGCTGTGCTGCTGCCCGACGCGCTGGGCGTCCTGGAGAACGTGCAGATCGGCCGCAGGCGCGACTAG
- a CDS encoding LLM class F420-dependent oxidoreductase produces the protein MDLRIFTEPQQGATYDTLLTVAKATEDLGFDAFFRSDHYLRMGSSDGLPGPTDAWITLAGLARETKRIRLGTLMTAGTFRLPGVLAIQVAQVDQMSGGRVELGLGAGWFEDEHKAYGIPFPKEKFARLEEQLEIVTGLWGTEVGQTFSHDGKHYQLTDSPALPKPAQGKVPVLIGGHGATRTPRLAAQFADEFNIPFASVEDSERQFGRVRAAAEQAGRKGSDLVYSSALVVCVGKDDAEVARRAAAIGRDVDELKANGLAGSPAEVVDKIGRYEAIGASRIYLQCLDLADLDHLEIISSQVQSQLS, from the coding sequence ATGGATCTTCGAATCTTCACCGAGCCCCAGCAAGGGGCCACCTACGACACCCTGCTCACCGTCGCCAAGGCCACCGAGGACCTCGGCTTTGACGCCTTCTTCCGCTCGGACCATTACCTCCGCATGGGTTCCTCCGACGGGCTGCCGGGCCCCACGGACGCATGGATCACGCTCGCCGGGCTCGCCAGGGAGACCAAGCGGATCAGGCTGGGCACGCTGATGACGGCCGGCACGTTCCGGCTGCCCGGTGTGCTCGCGATCCAGGTGGCACAGGTCGACCAGATGTCGGGCGGCCGGGTCGAACTGGGGCTCGGCGCGGGCTGGTTCGAGGACGAGCACAAGGCGTACGGCATTCCGTTCCCCAAGGAGAAGTTCGCCCGCCTCGAGGAGCAGCTGGAGATCGTCACCGGCCTGTGGGGCACGGAGGTCGGCCAGACCTTCAGCCACGACGGCAAGCACTACCAACTCACCGACTCGCCGGCCCTGCCCAAGCCCGCGCAGGGCAAGGTGCCGGTCCTGATCGGCGGCCACGGCGCGACCCGCACCCCGCGCCTCGCCGCGCAGTTCGCCGACGAGTTCAACATCCCCTTCGCCTCGGTCGAGGACAGCGAGCGGCAGTTCGGCCGGGTCCGCGCGGCCGCCGAGCAGGCCGGGCGCAAGGGCAGCGACCTGGTGTACTCCAGCGCGCTGGTGGTGTGCGTCGGCAAGGACGACGCGGAGGTGGCACGGCGTGCGGCGGCGATCGGCCGTGACGTGGACGAACTCAAGGCGAACGGTCTCGCGGGTTCGCCCGCCGAGGTCGTCGACAAGATCGGGCGGTACGAGGCGATCGGCGCGAGCCGCATCTACCTCCAGTGCCTGGACCTGGCCGACCTGGACCACCTGGAGATCATCTCCTCGCAGGTGCAGTCGCAGCTGTCGTAG
- a CDS encoding DUF6099 family protein, with the protein MNAMRLIEANRRALARSQDPADIVVEVWQSQALAQAIGNHLAVAGPPELRGEALGLSEVGGRACGVLDAPRLGVEDIRAARLTGTGDAHEVLLGLGRLLGEVGIALVGVAMGAEDEGVYWQCMEAIDAADESRDRVLEMLRRLAVRAQALPEPDSAAGPA; encoded by the coding sequence ATGAACGCGATGCGGCTCATCGAGGCGAACCGCCGCGCCCTGGCGCGCAGTCAGGATCCCGCGGACATCGTCGTGGAGGTCTGGCAGTCGCAGGCGCTCGCGCAGGCGATCGGCAACCACCTCGCGGTCGCGGGACCTCCCGAGTTACGGGGCGAGGCGCTGGGCCTGAGCGAGGTCGGCGGCAGAGCCTGCGGGGTGCTCGACGCCCCGCGTCTGGGCGTGGAGGACATACGGGCCGCGCGGCTGACGGGGACGGGCGACGCGCACGAGGTCCTGCTCGGGCTCGGCAGGCTCCTCGGGGAGGTCGGCATCGCGCTCGTCGGTGTCGCGATGGGAGCCGAGGACGAGGGGGTGTACTGGCAGTGCATGGAGGCGATCGACGCGGCGGACGAGTCCAGGGACCGTGTGCTGGAGATGCTGCGCAGGCTCGCGGTGCGGGCACAGGCCCTGCCGGAGCCCGACTCGGCGGCGGGCCCGGCATGA
- a CDS encoding nucleotide pyrophosphohydrolase has product MTERLDVAVLQRRLAEFAAARDWEQYHTPKNLAAALSVEASELVEIFQWLTPEESARVMQDPDTAPRVADEVADVLAYLLQFCEVLGIDVLAALAAKIERNEGRFPKPEAP; this is encoded by the coding sequence GTGACGGAACGACTTGACGTGGCGGTACTGCAGCGCAGGCTGGCCGAGTTCGCGGCGGCGCGCGACTGGGAGCAGTACCACACCCCCAAGAACCTGGCCGCGGCGCTCAGCGTGGAAGCCTCCGAACTGGTCGAGATCTTCCAGTGGTTGACCCCGGAGGAATCGGCCCGGGTGATGCAGGACCCGGACACGGCGCCCCGGGTGGCGGACGAGGTGGCGGACGTTCTCGCGTATCTGCTGCAGTTCTGCGAGGTGCTGGGAATCGACGTGCTGGCGGCGCTCGCGGCGAAGATCGAGCGGAACGAGGGGCGCTTCCCGAAGCCGGAAGCTCCCTGA
- a CDS encoding AAA family ATPase, which produces MTVHSRKPAAQPSAAQDRPQVTQLRLSAFAGHRAAVLPLGPMTLLTGPSGSGKTSALGAYEALARLCAGAELPDVFTDPVACVPERARADGQRRRGFRIGCTVDGPAGSVRLDLAVQAEPELRVVGERLTCGDLVLLETALRDPGRRVVQAAWHTAGATPVTRAPMPDDRLGTALVPLRVAGKTDGQRLVLAAAEQVVVALRSAYVCDPRPSRMRAPVPAGLVGSGRLLGGCDNLAEVLWRTRAECAVRHAMLVSAVRSGCAGPVADVVAEEVEDGAVHAYIDRGGGVRTPLGRLGDGELRYLALALVLLTGSGVLAVDPVAEVPQAYQSLTILADGLDRRLDARQARTLGELAARTCGRGHIRLVGAVGDASWAADAGASVVDLEP; this is translated from the coding sequence ATGACGGTGCATTCCCGAAAGCCGGCCGCGCAGCCATCGGCGGCCCAGGACCGGCCGCAGGTCACCCAACTGCGCCTGTCCGCCTTCGCAGGACACCGCGCCGCGGTGCTCCCGCTCGGCCCGATGACGCTGCTCACGGGCCCGAGCGGCAGCGGAAAGACCAGCGCGCTGGGTGCGTACGAGGCGCTGGCCCGGCTCTGCGCAGGAGCGGAACTCCCCGACGTCTTCACGGACCCCGTGGCGTGCGTGCCCGAGCGCGCCCGAGCCGACGGGCAGCGGCGGCGCGGCTTCCGCATCGGCTGCACGGTCGACGGACCCGCCGGGTCCGTCCGGCTCGACCTCGCCGTGCAGGCCGAGCCCGAACTGCGCGTCGTGGGCGAGCGGCTGACGTGCGGCGACCTCGTCCTCCTGGAGACCGCGCTGCGCGACCCGGGCCGGCGCGTGGTGCAGGCCGCCTGGCACACCGCGGGCGCGACCCCCGTGACGCGCGCCCCCATGCCGGACGACCGGCTCGGCACGGCGCTCGTGCCGTTGCGCGTCGCGGGCAAGACGGACGGGCAGCGGCTCGTGCTCGCGGCGGCGGAGCAGGTCGTCGTCGCGCTGCGCTCGGCGTACGTGTGCGACCCGCGGCCCAGCCGCATGCGCGCCCCCGTCCCCGCCGGACTCGTCGGCTCCGGCCGCCTCCTCGGCGGCTGCGACAACCTCGCCGAGGTCCTGTGGCGCACCCGTGCCGAGTGCGCGGTGCGGCACGCGATGCTGGTCTCGGCCGTGCGGTCCGGATGCGCGGGGCCGGTCGCGGACGTCGTCGCCGAAGAGGTGGAGGACGGCGCGGTGCACGCGTACATCGACCGGGGCGGCGGGGTGCGCACGCCGCTCGGGCGGCTCGGCGACGGCGAGTTGCGGTATCTGGCCCTGGCGCTGGTCCTGCTGACCGGATCCGGAGTGCTCGCCGTCGACCCGGTGGCGGAGGTGCCGCAGGCGTACCAGAGCCTGACGATCCTCGCCGACGGGCTCGACCGGCGCCTGGACGCACGGCAGGCGCGAACCCTCGGGGAGCTGGCGGCGCGCACCTGCGGACGCGGGCACATCAGGTTGGTCGGAGCGGTGGGGGACGCGTCCTGGGCGGCGGACGCGGGGGCCTCGGTGGTAGACCTTGAGCCGTGA
- a CDS encoding cell division protein SepF — MSSSQRHDVTDEQWEGLAQVVPLRSRNEWPSWPGHRALPDAETETRRRFVVMRVNVFADAREVAETVMAQIPVLLDLTGAETDVAKRVLDFSSGVVLGLNCGMHRVDKNVFLLAPPGTEVQGLVDAVSQP, encoded by the coding sequence GTGAGCAGCAGTCAGCGCCACGACGTCACCGATGAACAGTGGGAAGGGCTCGCCCAGGTCGTACCGCTGCGCAGCCGCAACGAATGGCCTTCCTGGCCGGGGCACCGCGCGCTGCCCGACGCGGAGACCGAGACGCGCCGCCGCTTCGTCGTGATGCGGGTCAACGTCTTCGCGGACGCCCGCGAGGTCGCCGAGACCGTGATGGCACAGATCCCGGTCCTGCTGGACCTGACCGGCGCCGAGACGGACGTCGCCAAGCGCGTCCTGGACTTCAGCAGCGGAGTCGTCCTCGGACTGAACTGCGGGATGCACCGGGTCGACAAGAACGTCTTCCTCCTCGCGCCGCCCGGCACGGAGGTCCAGGGCCTGGTGGACGCGGTCTCGCAGCCGTGA